One region of Juglans regia cultivar Chandler chromosome 4, Walnut 2.0, whole genome shotgun sequence genomic DNA includes:
- the LOC108985981 gene encoding uncharacterized mitochondrial protein AtMg00810-like, with product MESNLKLIVDGLELYEDPSEYRRLVGRLLYLTITRPDLAYYVQVLSQFLAKPAVSHHKAVMRVLRYLKATPGQGLFFSSSSELQLKAFSDSDWVVFLDTRRSITSFAIFLGNSLISWKSKKQVTISRSSAKAEYRALAATTFEVQWLVYAFRTCRLIINNRQLHTQIAN from the coding sequence ATGGAATCAAATCTCAAACTCATTGTTGACGGGCTAGAGCTTTATGAAGATCCATCAGAATATAGGAGACTGGTTGGTAGATTGTTATACTTGACAATTACCAGACCAGATCTTGCCTATTATGTCCAAGTGTTAAGTCAGTTTCTAGCTAAACCAGCTGTCAGCCATCACAAAGCAGTAATGAGGGTCCTCAGATATTTGAAAGCTACACCAGGGCAGGGTTTGtttttctcatcatcatcagaacttcAACTCAAAGCCTTCTCAGATAGTGACTGGGTAGTCTTCCTCGACACTAGGAGAAGCATAACaagttttgcaatatttttgGGCAATTCCCTTATTTCTTGGAAGTCCAAAAAGCAAGTCACAATTAGTAGATCCTCTGCTAAAGCAGAGTATCGAGCTCTTGCAGCTACAACATTTGAGGTGCAATGGTTGGTCTATGCCTTCAGGACTTGCAGATTAATAATCAACAACCGACAGCTCCATACACAGATAGCAAATTAG
- the LOC108985985 gene encoding TSL-kinase interacting protein 1-like, translated as MQTELQVTLHSESHLHPENISVQDRDPNVTPSTANHVSTKNPAKRPTRQWAAWTRQEEESFFTALRQVGKNFEKITHRVQSKNKDQVRHYYYRLVRRMNKLLGPELCLDAKNSKDTNAAMLRWWSLLEKYSCKASKLHLKPRRLKIFIEALEHQLLKDRRKNIKKRPSQGENCPPAAPSTVPNQSRASAQDARMVKLVLVDSQNIQKLGSGKTSLKRNINVGVNRTNNKGDTTTMKPGRQRRKPAAYKKWEKAAIAGVSLVADAAEHLERTATDKVVENDPGSNPVSTVLPPLPTFSHNLFVENNTLTSMKLKLQLFPIDDGTRRALEMDKHNPHLELTLSTRKKISSVLEHLNRKWGNSSVASGELMLFPYSVQGENLMDCPRWTQDSIVSAADVYAMLGRPTFFRLRYGWFSDTELGSAVLQAHSASCCIPGEHIMNNDNIKVTDSAPISVASTIDRTLDLYEDQPAVVNQNHALPPSSTYVSREMNKWTCLAPSNNCVESSDLAANISWCRKEAGDGTIMRQSEDVDDLRFGTGPALTAGDWADTLTNISIGDLLSGVSHDIDVNCIDPPVAESSQCLQQVPFSCDSFDAAIAAHISKHQDKMGYQPTLPSHASSIWDAEETCDAFSYKKNSVFCREDPILSRVSSPGSCKQTTRTSLEGTDCLLEEPEVEEPVESPAEDPIKETHQSCTHIVDNSAKDFSTLADIYWPDSLGPLDLDKPSSKYHSEDLILSDSLGGLNRLIASSLDAFQNCSFFGLDKKNQHQ; from the exons ATGCAGACAGAGTTACAGGTCACTTTGCACTCTGAGTCCCACCTTCATCCAGAGAATATATCTGTTCAGGACAGAGATCCTAATGTGACCCCATCCACTGCAAATCATGTCTCAACAAAGAACCCTG CAAAAAGACCAACACGGCAATGGGCTGCTTGGACACGTCAAGAGGAGGAAAGTTTCTTCACTGCATTACGACAAGTTGGCAAG aattttgagaaaatcaCACATCGTGTCCAAAGTAAAAACAAAGATCAG GTTAGACACTATTACTACCGACTTGTGAGACGTATGAATAAATTGCTCGGCCCAGAGCTGTGTCTTGATGCCAAGAACTCTAAAGATACTAATGCTGCGATGCTTCGATG GTGGTCCTTATTGGAAAAGTATAGTTGCAAAGCCTCAAAGCTTCACTTGAAGCCCCGAAGATTGAAGATATTTATAGAAGCCTTG GAGCACCAACTCTTGAAAGATCGGAGGAAGAACATAAAGAAGCGACCTTCCCAGGGGGAGAACTGTCCACCTGCTGCTCCAAGCACTGTACCAAATCAGAGTAGAGCATCGGCACAAGATGCTCGCATGGTTAAACTTGTTCTCGTGGATAgtcaaaacattcaaaaattAGGTTCTGGAAAAACATCATTGAAGCGCAATATCAATGTAGGTGTTAACCGCACTAATAACAAAGGAGATACTACTACTATGAAACCAGGAAGGCAACGGCGGAAACCAG CTGCATATAAAAAATGGGAAAAGGCTGCAATTGCTGGGGTCTCGTTGGTTGCTGATGCTGCTGAGCATTTGGAACGGACAGCTACTGATAAAGTGGTTGAAAATGACCCAG GCTCCAATCCTGTCAGCACAGTTCTGCCTCCTTTGCCTACTTTTTCTCACAATCTTTTTGTTGAGAACAATACTCTGACTTCTATGAAACTCAAGCTCCAGTTGTTTCCAATTGATGATGGTACTCGGAGGGCCCTGGAAATG GATAAGCATAATCCACACCTAGAGCTCACTCTGAGTACTCGGAAGAAGATATCATCAGTTTTAGAACATCTAAATCGCAAATGGGGAAACTCGAGTGTTGCCTCTGGAGAGTTAATGCTTTTCCCTTATAGTGTTCAAGGGGAAAACCTGATGGATTGTCCAAGGTGGACACAGGACTCTATTGTTAGTGCCGCAGATGTATATGCAATGCTAGGAAGGCCTACATTTTTCCGTTTAAG GTATGGTTGGTTTTCTGATACAGAGCTTGGATCTGCTGTATTGCAAGCACATTCTGCATCCTGCTGCATTCCGGGAGAACATATCATGAACAACGACAATATAAAGGTCACAGATTCAGCACCCATCTCCGTGGCATCAACTATTGATCGAACTTTGGATCTCTATGAGGATCAACCAGCTGTTGTGAATCAGAATCATGCTCTTCCTCCCAGCTCAACTTATGTGTCCCGTGAGATGAATAAGTGGACTTGCTTGGCTCCTAGCAATAACTGTGTTGAGTCCTCTGATCTTGCAGCAAATATATCATGGTGCCGAAAGGAGGCTGGTGATGGAACTATCATGAGACAATCTGAAGATGTG GATGACCTGAGATTTGGTACTGGGCCTGCATTGACAGCTGGGGACTGGGCTGATACCCTTACCAACATAAGCATTGGTGATCTACTTTCAGGAGTTTCTCATGATATTGATGTTAATTGCATTGACCCACCTGTTGCCGAAAGCTCCCAATGTCTTCAGCAGGTTCCATTCAGTTGCGACTCTTTTGATGCTGCTATTGCTGCTCACATATCTAAGCATCAGGACAAGATGGGATATCAACCAACTTTGCCATCCCATGCATCTTCCATCTGGGATGCAGAAGAAACGTGTGATGCCTTCTCCTATAAAAAGAACTCTGTTTTTTGTCGGGAGGATCCAATTTTATCCAGAGTTTCTTCTCCAGGCTCCTGCAAGCAGACTACCAGAACGAGCTTGGAGGGTACTGATTGTTTGCTTGAG GAACCTGAAGTGGAGGAACCTGTGGAAAGCCCTGCAGAAGACCCCATCAAAGAAACTCATCAGTCTTGTACGCATATTGTAGATAATTCAGCAAAGGATTTCAGCACATTAGCAGATATATACTGG CCTGATTCTTTAGGACCGCTAGATTTGGATAAACCGTCTTCTAAATACCATAGTGAAGATTTAATTCTAAGTGATAGCCTTGGCGGTTTGAACCGTCTGATAGCCAGCAGTCTGGATGCGTTCCAAAATTGCTCATTTTTCGGATTGGACAAGAAGAACCAGCATCAGTAG